The Hydrogenobacter sp. T-2 region CTATGAGGTGAGCCTTTCTGAAAAGGAGCTAAACTTCTTCATATACCATTACGGGCTCGTGCCAGCTAACCTCGTTGAGAGACCTCAGACGCTCCTGACTCACATGTTCCTACACGGAAGCTGGCTTCACATAATAGGCAATATGTGGTTTTTGTGGGTTTTTGGAGACAACGTTGAGGATAGATTAGGAAAGCTCAAATACCTTCTCTTTTACATACTTTCAGGTCTTGGCGCGGCGGTTATTCAAATGTTTGTTAGCTTTATCTTTGGTGGAGCGGATATACCCATGGTGGGAGCCAGTGGTGCAATAAGTGGTGTGCTTGGCGCGTATCTGTGGATGTTCCCACATGCAAGGATACTTGCCTTGGTTCCCATTTTCTTTTTCCTCACCTTTATGGAGCTTCCTGCGGTCTTCTTCATAGGCTTCTGGATACTTATACAGGTTATAAATGGGCTTATAACTCTTCCACTCTCTGGTGTTGGTGGAGTCGCTTGGTTTGCTCACATAGGCGGATTTGTGGTAGGGTATTTACTTGCAAAAAGACTATATAGGAGAAGATGGTATTAGTGTCGGGGTGATGCCCGAAGGGCATCTACTTTAATATCTAAATTACCTGCACTTTATACTTAGAGTGCTCAAAAGTAAGCTTGTATTTGTCTATTGCCTTGCCTCCCACTTCTGCAACAGGATACATGAATTCGTTGAGAGATTCTACGCTGGACATGGGAGGCTTCAGCTTAAAGTCCCTTGCATAATTAAAAGCTACCCAGTGGACATCCCACTCGCCGAACATAAACTCTCTTATCTGTGCCACTTTAGGATGTCTTAGGTCAAGCTCTTCTTCAAGTATTAGCTTCCTTACGTCTGCAGGGTCTGCAGGTATCCATCTGCCCAGATAGAATTCTGCCCTGCAATGCTGTGCTTTTGTGGCGTCACCTTGAACAGAGGATATTCCCTTTGAAAGCTCAGAAGGCAACACCCTTATCCCAAATATTTCCCTTGCTGGTATACCAGAAGCTCTACATAGTGCGACAAACAGAGAGTTTATATCTGTGCACTTTCCGCCAAAATATCCACTTTCCAGCATACTCTTCACGTCTCCGACACCACAACCCAGAACTTTTGGGTCTCTAAAGGTGTTTTCTACAACCCAGTTATATATCGCCCTTGCTTTTTCTAAATCCGTCTTTGCTCCTTTTGTTATTTTGTCTGCGTATTCTTTAACTATACCATCTGTCTGTATATGTTCCGTTGGCTTGAGATAAAGAGCCACATCCTCTGGTATTTTTCTATTATTAGCAGGTATAGTTTTCCAATCTATCTTATCTCTATTCCAAATTTCTACATGGAAGCTCACCTCTGCAAAGTTTCTTTCTGAACCACCCTGAAATTCTAAATACAGAATAGGGGTCTTATAGATATTTTCCTCTGTCATAAGAATTCTGGAAGCATTACTCCTTACATCCACATCAACGAGCTTCTGATAGGAAGTGTTCATAGGAACTGGAATCCATAACCTAACGAGGTCTTTATAGGGTAATTCCGTGGAGTAGGTCAGCTTCAACGCCTTTTTATTTTGTGATGTCTTGCTTAAAACAGTGCCGATGGGCATAGCCATAAGCGTAATTCCACACATTGCTCCCTTAAGAAGCGTTCTTCTATCCATGGTTAACCTCCTTTAGTTTTTGGTTTCATGGCTTACTAATATAGAGCGACTTCAAGGACCTATCATCAGATTTATTCAAACAATCATCAAAAACCCTTTGAAAAGTTTGTAACTTTGTTACAGACAACAGAAAAGAGGCATCTCATAATTTAAACAGAACCCTTAAGGAGGTGCTGTCATGAAGAAACTTTTAGCTTTGGGAATCATGGCAGGTTTTAGCCTTGCCCTTGCAGAAGCCTTCAAGGTAGCTCCTGAGAAATACAGGAGCTGGAACCATGTAAAGAGTATGGTAATATTTGACCAGAAGCATCCCCTTTTTAACCCCTTCAGCGGTGTTCACCATGTTTATGTGAATGATAAGGGCTTGGAAACCATAAAGAAGGATGGAAAAAGGGTCTTTCCAGATGGAACGGTTATAGCCATAGTCTTTTACGAGCATGTGCTTGATAATGGTGCCTATGTAGAGGGTGCAAAGAGGATAGAAGCCTTTATGGTAAAAGATAGTAAGAAATACAAGGCTACCGACGGCTGGGGCTACTATGGCTACGATGGTAAGGGGAACAACTTGGTCAAGGACATGGCAAAGGACTGCCATGCTTGCCATGCTCAGGTAAAGGACAAGGACTTTGTCTTTTCTGTTTGGACTAAGTAAAGCTCAGGGGCGGGTTATCCCTGCCCGCCTTTTCAGGGCCTCATAGTCCTTAATAAATATCCTTCCTCTACAGACCTCTATAAGTCCATCCCTTTCAATGTCCTTTAGGACCCTACTTACCACTACCCTAACACTTCCCACATCTTTGGCAATATCTTCATGGGTCTTTTCAATAAACCCTCTTCCTTTAGCCTCTGAAAGCAGGTAATGTATAAGCCTTTCTTCTACCCTGTTTGATACCATTGAGTTGATTATCTCCATTACAGAAAGAAGGTTTTCTGAGAGGACCTTCATAAAAAGGCTTCTCCACCAGTGATTTTCTTCAAACCATCTGAGGGCTATTTCTTTAGGTACCATGAAAATAACGGAATCTTCTTCAGCTCTTGTGTAGGCTGGATATTCCCTCTTGGAGTAAACCGTAATCATAGCAAGCATGCACATCTGACCGGGCATCACCCTATAGAGGGTTAGCTCCCTGCCTGAGTTTGATATAAGGTAAACCCTTAGCTCACCCTCCTTCACAAAAGGAACTGCAGAGCATAGACTACCTTCAGAAAAAAGCAAAGACCCTTTATTAACTCTCTGAGGTGGAAACATGCCCTCCAAAAGCTTTTTTGTTTCTTCTATCCACATTGACTTAAAATATAAAACATGAAACCTATCTTTACCGAAAAAGCACCAAAACCTGTGGGACCGTATTCCCAAGCACTTGTGGCTGGTGGTTTTTTGTTCCTATCGGGTCAGATAGGCATCGACCCAGATACGGGAAAGCTCAGAGAAGGATTTACAGAGCAAGTTAAACAGGTGTTTGATAACATAGAGGCAATACTGCAGGCAGGTGGTGTGGATAAGAAAAGTGTAGTGAGAGTTGTGGTCTATTTAAAGGACATAAGCCTTTTCAAGGAGTTTAACGCCCTTTATGAGGACTTTTTCAAGGATGTCCCTGTCAAGCCTGTGAGGACAACCGTTGAAGTAAGCGGACTACCTCTTGACGCTCTTGTAGAGCTTGAGATTACCGCACTTGCCAAAGAAAGGACATGATACCCTCTGACCTTGAACCACCCTATGACGAGCTTGCGGAAAGGGCAGTCTTGGGTGCAATAATCGCAGACCCAGAGACCATGCCCACAGTGCTTGAGCATATCAGGGAGGAGGACTTTTATTTTGAAAATCACAAACTACTTTTCTCTTTGCTCTATAAGGTTTGGGAGGACAAGGGAAAGGACTGGGATGATATAGTTCTGAGAGAGTATATAGAGAAACGGGGGCTGAAGGAAAAGTTAGATATGGCTTTTATTTATTCTCTCGTTGAAGAGGCTGCTACTGGAAGCCTTCTTGAAGAAGCCATAAGAAGCGTAAAGGAAAAGTCTGGACTTAGAAAATTAATGGACCTATCTCTTAATGTGCTAAGGGGCATAAAAGAAGAGCCAGACCTTGAAAACCTCCTTGAACTCTTAAACACAAAGCTAATAGAAATATCCGAAAAACAGATAGTTAGCCATTACTGGCATATAAGGGATGTGGCGAGGGATGTTATTGACATTATAGAAAAGCACCGAAAGCAGGAAAAACTTATAACTGGTAGGGCAACGGGTTTTCTTGACCTTGACACTTTGACCACTGGTTTTCATCCCTCTGACCTTATCATAGTTGCTGCCAGACCGGGCATGGGCAAAAGTAGTTTTATGCTCTCTATGGCAATAAACATGGCGATGCAGGAAAAAGCTCCAGTTGTCATATACTCTCTGGAAATGAGCAAGGAACAGCTCGTTATGAGGGCTTTGTCTATGCTCTCTGGAGTCCCTCTTCAAAACATAAGGAGGGGTTTTGTAAACGAAGAGGATAGAAACAAGCTCATATCTTCTGCTCTTGACCTTTCAAGATGTGAAATATACATAGATGATACTCCCGGTCTTTCTACCACTGACGTGAGAATAAAGACAAGAAAGCTAAAAAAGGAAAAGGGTGTGGAAGTAGCCTTTATTGACTATCTTCAGCTCCTTAGACCTCCCACAAGAAGGTCTTCAAGGCAGGAGGAGGTGGCGGAGATATCAAGAAACCTCAAAGCTCTTGCAAAAGAACTTGCCATACCCGTGGTGGCTCTGGCACAGCTATCGCGTCAGGTGGAACATAGGTCAGACAAAAGACCACAGCTTGCAGACCTAAGAGAGTCTGGACAGATTGAGCAAGATGCGGACCTTATAATCTTTATCCACAGACCAGAATACTATAAAAGAAACCCATCACCAGAAGAGCAGGGAACCGCAGAGATAATAGTGGCAAAACAGAGACAGGGACCCACAGGAATCGTAAAGGTTGCCTTCCTAAAGGATACAGCCAGCTTTAGACCACTTATGGCAGGAGTATCTACCACCACAGAAGACTACGAACAGGAGTTGGAGGACTTTTCAGAGGATGAATTTGACTTGGACTTTTAGCTTATAATCTTCCTATGTTTAGTATGACCGGCTACGGCTCAGGAACTTTTGAAAATGAAGATTGGGCTGTTAACATATTCGTGAAAAGCCTAAACGGCAAGACTCTTGAGGTGTTTATAAAGTCAAACTACAACCTTATGTCCCTTGAATTTCTTGTGAGAAAACTGGTAAAGGAGTTTATCAGAAGAGGAACGGTCAACTTGCACATTGAGGTCAAAAGAAAGGGAATTATTGAACCCGTGAGCTTAGATGCCCTATTTAGAAACATAAACTTTTTTAAGATAATAAGGGAGAAGCTTAACTTAAATGTGGGGGATGACACCATCTTACACCTCGCTGCAAAGTTTTCAGAAGCTCCAAAGGAGGAGATAGACCCATCTCTTGAAGAGGCAGTTTCCTGTGCTTTGACGGATGCACTAAAGGAGCTTCTCAACAGAAGAGCGGAGGAGGGAGAACACATAAGGAAATATATGGAAGAGAGGCTTGTAAGTATTGAGGAGTTACTTCAGAAGATAATACAAAGCAGGGAAGAGGTTTACCAAAGGGTAAAAAAGAGGGTTTTGGAAAAGGCAAAAGAGCTTGGGCTTTCGGAAAACAACGCTTTGGTGCTCAACGAGATAGCTCTTATCCTCTCCAAAATGGACGTGGAAGAGGAGATAAGCAGGTTTAAAGCTCACCTTACCAAGAGTAGGGAGCTTTTTAGGTCGCAAGATGAGGTGGGAAGAAAGTTAGAGTTTCTCTTTCAGGAAATGCATCGGGAGATAACCACACTCTCCAATAAACTTCCAGACCTGTCGCATCTTGCGGTGGAGATAAAAACAGAAATTGACAGACTAAAACAGCAGGTGGCAAACGTGGAATAGTGATATAATATATATACCTTAGCGGGCGTAGCTCAGTGGTGGAGCGGCTGCTTGCCATGCAGCAGGTCGCGGGTTCGAGTCCCGTCGCCCGCTTTTAGGCAACGTGGCCGAGCGGCTAGGCGAGGGACTGCAAATCCCTTCTACGGCGGTTCAAATCCGCCCGTTGCCTTAGAAAAAAAGGTAGACTTAAGGAGGTTGTTCATGCCTAACACGAGGCAGGCTGAAAAGCGTATGAGAAGAGACGCAAAGAGGAGGATCAGAAACAGGTATCATCTATCAAAGATGAAGACCTATATAAGGAAATTTAGAAGGATGGTAGAGGCTAGTCAACTGGAAGAGGCAAAGCAGTTTCTACCTCAAGTTGTAAGCATCATATACCATACCGCATCCAAGGGTGTTATACATAAGAAGGAAGCAAGCAGAAGGGCTTCAAGGGTTTCTACCATTCTTAACAAGGCTCTTCAAAAGGTTCAAGGGTAGGTAAGCTAAGGGCTCTTTAAGCATAAGAAGGCATAGCCAATAGACAGCAACCGCAAGGGGTATTGAGTAGAGCACTCCGTAAGGGGATGGTTTTAGTAAAAGGACGGAAATACACATAACCAAGGTGGCAAAGATAGATTTCAACGCAGTTAGGAAGTAGGTTCTTATGTCTAAGTTTCTCTCTCTCCAAAAGTATAGCAAAAATCCAAAGCCTGTTATAGATGAGCTTGCAGTTCCAAGGGCAAGACCCACCACGCCGAGTTTGAGGACAAAGGCAAAAACAAAAGCAAAAAACCCTTCAGATAAAACTGCAAATAGAGAAGACAGCACTGGAGTTTTTGTGTCTCCTTTTGCAAAAAACACACTTGCCAATACCTTCTGAAGGGAAAAGAAAACGAGACCCAAGGAGTAAACCGCAAGCACTTTGCCTGCTACTGCTATGTCTTCCTCTAAAAACTTCCCCCTTCCGTAAAGTAAGGCTATTATCTGGTGCGAGAGCACCAAAAGACCTCCAGTGGCGGGAAGGGCAAGCAGTGTAATAAACCTAAAGGCGAGGGTGATGTTCTTCTTTGGGTCTTGTCCGCTTGCCAAGACAGAAAGCAAGGAGTTTGCCATACCCACAGACAAGGCACCCAAGGGAAGCTGGAATATCCTGTTGGCGTAATAGAGGTATGATATGGCACCCAATGCCAAAAAAGAAGCGAGAAAGGTATCTATAAAAAAGGAAAGTTGAGCAACACCAAATCCCATCAAAGCTGGGATAAGTCTCTTTAAAAGAAGGTTTAGGTCTCTGTCTCTTTTAAGCGTTGGCTGAGGTAGGAGCTTTTGAGAGACTACCGAAGGAAGGTGAAAAATTAACTGGGCAAAGCCCCCCGCTAAAACTCCTAAAACAAGAGCCATATAACCCAAACTGTGAGAAGCGAGTGCAATACAAAGAGCCATTACTATGTTAAAGACCGCCTGTGCAAAAGCAGGAACAAAAAAAACTCCCCTTGTGTTTAATACCGCCATAAAGAAGGCACTAAGTCCTACAAAAAAGAGATAGCTAAAGAGAAACCTTGCCATAAAGACCGCCAATTCAAAGTAGCTTTTACTTATTATCCCTGGAGCTATAAGCCTTATTATCCACTCCGCAAACAGAATGCCTGCAAGGGTTACCAAAAGATTAAAGAGCGTATAGTAGGTAAAGGTTGAATTGAGAAACTCCCTTTCCGTTCCTTCCCTTACCCTCTTGGCAAAGATGGGAACAAAGGCTGCGTTAAAGCCACCCTCTCCAAAGAGCCTTCTAAAGGTGTTGGGAAGCCTAAAAGCTACAAAAAAGGCATCTGTTATATGAGAAACGCCGAAATAGTAGGCTATTAGGGCATCTCTTACATAGCCTATAATCCTACTTAAAAGGGTGGCGATGGAGAAGGAAATGGAGTGCTTGAGTAATCCCATTTTTTCTACTAATGCCGGAGGCGGGAGTCGAACCCGCACGCCCTCACGGGCACTGCCCCCTCAAGACAGCGCGTCTGCCAGTTCCGCCACTCCGGCTTAGGAGTTATATTATACACCATGGCTTTAAATTTGCCAAGATTTTACGCCATAACAGACAGCAAAAGATACCCAGACATGTTCCAAAGGTTGGAGAAGGCTCTCAAGAAGGGTATAAGAATGGTTCAGCTCAGGGAAAAGGAGCTTTCTGGACTTGAATACTACCAGCTTGCAAAGAGGGTAAGAGAGCTTACGCAGGACTATGATGCGAAGCTTCTTATAAACGATAGGGTAGACATTGCACTGGCGGTGAATGCGGACGGAGTGCACTTACCAGAAAAAGGTCTGCCACCAAGCGTGGTTAAGAGGATAGCACCAAAGCTCCTCGTGGGATACTCCTCACACAGCCTTGAGCAGGCTCTCTGGGCTCAAGAAGAGGGTGCGGATTTTATAACCCTTAGCCCCATCTTTAAAACCCAGTCCCATCCAGAAGCTGAGCCTGTAGGTCTTGGTTTGCTAAAAGAGGTTTCTGAAAGGCTTTCTATTCCTATATACGCTCTCGGTGGGATTACATGGGAAAGGTTAAAGCTATGTTATAAAAACGGTGCTTACGGTGTTGCTGGTATAGGATTATTCTTTGACCATGTTGATAGTAATTGGGGGAGCAACGGGTAGCGGGAAGTCAGAAGTATGCTGTCTTTTAGCAAAAAGAATTGGAGGAGAAATAATTAGTGCGGATTCCATGTGCGTTTACAAACATATGGACGTAGGCACCGCAAAGCCCTTGGAATGTATGAAAGAGGTCAAACACTATCTGTTAGACATTATAGAGCCGGGAGGGCTTTTTGATGCTAAACTTTTTGAAGAGTATGCTCTTAGGGCTATAAGGGAAATAATAAACGGGGGAAAAGTTCCCATAGTATGCGGTGGGACTTATCTGTATATTCAAGCACTGCTCTATGGTATAGAGGAAACACCACCACCAGATTGGAAACTAAGGGAAAGGTTATACGAAATAGCCAAGGAAAAGGGAAGCGAATATCTCTACATTAGGCTCAGGGCTGTTGACCCACAATATGCGCAGAAAATATCTCCAAGGGATACAAGAAGAATAGTTAGAGCAATTGAAGTCTTCATAAACACGGGAAGACCATTTTCTTCTTTTCATCGCTGGAGCAAGCCGAGGTTTGACTTTATTGGATTTTATATCCGTTGGAGTTGGGAAAGCCTTTCTAAGAGGCTTGAAGAGAGGGCAAAGAGAATGCTTGAGATGGGTCTTATAGATGAGATTAAAAAACTTATGCAAATGGGCTTTGAAAACTTCCTTACATCGCCTCAAGCTATTGGCTACAAGGAGTTTATTCCTTGCATAAAAGGACAAAAACTTCTTGAGGAGTGCCTTTCCGAAATGCTAAAAAACACAAGGGAATATGCCAAAAGGCAGATAAGATGGTTTAGAAAACAGGGATGGCATGAGGTGGATATGGAAAGGCTTGGCACTTATAGTGCATTAGAAGAAGTTATTAAAATAATTGAACTATACAGGCAATAGCTCTACATTCTCATAAAGACCATGAAAGTTTGACTCTTTTACTGCTTTGTCTAAGATATAATCTCTTTAATAAGGTAGGAAAGAAATGAGAAACAGGGACTATAACAAGGAACTGGTTAAGAGAGGGGAAGTGCTCATTGACCTATCCCTTTTCGGAAGCCCGACCACTCCAGACACAAAGCCAAAAAGAGGAAGACCATACACATACCCAAAAGCACTCATATTCCTACTCTTGCTCCTAAAATTCTCCCTCAGACTACCATATAGACAGACAGAAGGATTGGCAAGAAAAATCTTTTCCTCCTTGGGCGTTACCATCCCCAACTTTAGAACACTGCATTATAGATTAACAAAAGAAGAGATAAACCTTGAAGACCTGCCACAGATAGAAAAGCTACAAGATGACTTTGTCATAGTGCTTGACTCAACTGGGTTAAAGGTCACAAACAGAGGAGAGTGGCTTAGAAAAAAGCATGGTAGGAGGACAAGGAAGGGATGGATAAAGCTACACGTAGCCTTTGACATAAATAGCAAGCAGGTGGTTAGTGTTGAAGTAACTGATGAGAAGACACATGATAGCCAGAAGGCAGAGGAGCTTGTAGAGACAGCAAGGCAGAAAGCTAAAGAGAAGTGCAAGAGAGTAGAGAAGGTAATAGCGGACGGAGGCTATGACACACACAGGATATTCAGGGACATGCATGAGAGAGGAATAGAGGCGTGTATATTGCCGAGGTCATCTGCGAGGATAAGTGGAAATATAGCGAGGGATAAGGTTATAAGGCTAATAAGGAGAAGTAAGAGGGTGTGGAAAGAAGCGAGTGGTTATGGCAAGCGATAGCTTGTAGAGAGCTTTTTTTCTGTATTCAAGCGATGGTTTGGCGAGTATGTAAGTCATGTAAAATTTGAGAACATAAGGAAGGAGGTTGTGTTTAAGGTATGTATAATAAATCTATTTCTTAATTTGGGAACTTAAGGTATATGTAATATTGTAATATAGTATAAACAGGAAGTGGAATTTTGATGGGAGTTTAAAATTTGCATTGTTGGACAGAGCAAATCTTTCAGCTTTTGCTCTTGCATCCTATATCTTTTAAACTCTCCTTTTCTATTGTTTGATGCTGACCTTACAGTTTGTGAAAAAGCAACAAGTAGAAGTTCATAGAAACCCGTTTTGTATAGCTCTTCTAAGTTTTCCAAGGGCTTCAATTACCTGTGGTTTAAACCAATATTCCATGTTTTTCACCTTAGGCACCTCTGGATTGCTTGTCATAGCTTCTTTTATAATGGTATCTGTGGGAACATGAATGTCTAAGTTGGAAGACCTAACCTTTGCTATGAGTAGAGCCAAAGGGTTTATGTCAATACCCATAGCTTTTTTACCTGCCCTTATAGCCTCGCAAAGAGATACGCCACTACCGCAAAATGGGTCAAGCAAAACTTTTTTGTGTCTGCCAAACTTTTCTATAAGCTTTCTGACAAGCATATAGTGAAGCATAGCAGGGTAGTCATGAATTCCGTATCTGCCCTCGCCTGCCCTATAGCCTACAAAATCCCAAGAAACCATCCTAATCTTGTTATTCGTGCTTAACATCTAAACCTCCGTTCCACCCAAGACCATTGACCTTATTCTCAAGGTAGGTTGTGCGTCCGTTACTGGCACGCCCTGTCCATCCTTTCCACAGGTTCCTATGCTCCACCCCAAGTCATGACCTACCGCATCCACATCTATAAGAGCCTTTGGACCGTTGCCTATCAAAGTTGCTGACCTTATGGGATAGGTTATTTTCCCATTTTCTATCATATACCCTTCCATAACCTCAAAGACAAAGTCTCCTGTGACCGTGTTAACCTCACCTCCACCCATCTTTACCACTAAAACACCCTTCTTCGTGTCCGCTATTATATCCTCTGGGTTGTCCTTGCCTGGTGCTATATAGGTGTTGGTCATTCTTACAATGGGAATGTGAGCGTAGCTTTGTCTTCTGCCGTTTCCAGTGGATTGCCTGCCTTCCTTCATAGCGGTTAGTCTATCATACATATAGCCTACAAGATAGCCTTCTTGTATAAGCACTGTCTTTTGTGCCTGCACACCCTCGTCGTCCACCGTAAAAGACCCATTGTAGCCTTCAAGGGTAGCGTCATCTATTACCGTTATAAGCTCACTTGCTACCTTTTGACCTATCTTGTTCTTGTAGATAGACAGACCCTTTTGAACTAAGTCTGCCTCAAAGCCATGCCCAACCGCTTCGTGTATCATGGTCCCTCCCGCCTGACCTGAAAGCACCACTGTAAAAGGACCTGCGGGTGCAGGCTTTGCCTTGAGCATAAGCAATGCCCTTTCCGTTGCCTTTCTTGCTATCTCCTCCGGGCTTGTCCTTTCAAAAAGCTCAAAACCTCCCATTATGCCGGTGGACTCATACCCCCTCTGCATAAGTCCATCTTCTTGAGCGACCACATCCACGAAAAAGACCACCCTCTTTTGTATGTCCTCTGTGGTCTCCCCAAGACTGTTTATAACCATTATCTCCCTTGAGCGGTCCAAGAGGACCACAGTTACTTGCTTTACCTTGTTTCCATAGCTTCTTGCCTTTTCGTTTACCCTGTAGAGAAAACTCGCTCTGTAGTTTATATCTACCTCATCTGGGTCTATAGTCAACTTCGTCCAACCTCTTATGTATCTCTGACCCACCTTTATAGCTCCGTGTCCTGAACCCCTTGCGAGGGTCCTTACTATCTCCATTAGATTTTCAAAGGTAGGCTCTGTAGTGTATCCGTAATAGGTTTTGCCACCCTTTATAAGCCTTATACCCACACCCTCATCAATACCCCATTGAACCTTATCTATTTTGTTGTCCTCAAGTTGAACTCTACAAAGCCTCACCCTCTCGTAAAAGATCTCTCCGTATTCTCCACCCTGAGAGAGTAAATTAGAAAGTAGATAGCCTGATTTTTCCTTTAGCATTTCCTTGACCATTTTGAACCTCCAAAGGTTTAAAAATATATGCTAAAATCATATACCATGGGAGTGAAAATTGACATAAACAGCGTGCAAAGGGATATGTTTATTGAGCATAATGGTATGCCCCATAGGGTGCTTGACTACGAACACGTAAAGCCCGGTAAAGGTCAAGCCTTCGTAAGGATAAAGGCTAAGAATATGCAAACGGGTAATGTTATTGAGATTACCTACAAGTCCTCTGATGCCATTGAGCTTGCGGACTTTGAGCAGGTCTTTGCGGAGTATTCCTACTCTGACGGAGACTACTACTACTTTGTAAGCCAAACT contains the following coding sequences:
- the miaA gene encoding tRNA (adenosine(37)-N6)-dimethylallyltransferase MiaA → MLIVIGGATGSGKSEVCCLLAKRIGGEIISADSMCVYKHMDVGTAKPLECMKEVKHYLLDIIEPGGLFDAKLFEEYALRAIREIINGGKVPIVCGGTYLYIQALLYGIEETPPPDWKLRERLYEIAKEKGSEYLYIRLRAVDPQYAQKISPRDTRRIVRAIEVFINTGRPFSSFHRWSKPRFDFIGFYIRWSWESLSKRLEERAKRMLEMGLIDEIKKLMQMGFENFLTSPQAIGYKEFIPCIKGQKLLEECLSEMLKNTREYAKRQIRWFRKQGWHEVDMERLGTYSALEEVIKIIELYRQ
- a CDS encoding RidA family protein → MKPIFTEKAPKPVGPYSQALVAGGFLFLSGQIGIDPDTGKLREGFTEQVKQVFDNIEAILQAGGVDKKSVVRVVVYLKDISLFKEFNALYEDFFKDVPVKPVRTTVEVSGLPLDALVELEITALAKERT
- a CDS encoding cytochrome P460 family protein encodes the protein MKKLLALGIMAGFSLALAEAFKVAPEKYRSWNHVKSMVIFDQKHPLFNPFSGVHHVYVNDKGLETIKKDGKRVFPDGTVIAIVFYEHVLDNGAYVEGAKRIEAFMVKDSKKYKATDGWGYYGYDGKGNNLVKDMAKDCHACHAQVKDKDFVFSVWTK
- the thiE gene encoding thiamine phosphate synthase encodes the protein MALNLPRFYAITDSKRYPDMFQRLEKALKKGIRMVQLREKELSGLEYYQLAKRVRELTQDYDAKLLINDRVDIALAVNADGVHLPEKGLPPSVVKRIAPKLLVGYSSHSLEQALWAQEEGADFITLSPIFKTQSHPEAEPVGLGLLKEVSERLSIPIYALGGITWERLKLCYKNGAYGVAGIGLFFDHVDSNWGSNG
- a CDS encoding Crp/Fnr family transcriptional regulator; amino-acid sequence: MWIEETKKLLEGMFPPQRVNKGSLLFSEGSLCSAVPFVKEGELRVYLISNSGRELTLYRVMPGQMCMLAMITVYSKREYPAYTRAEEDSVIFMVPKEIALRWFEENHWWRSLFMKVLSENLLSVMEIINSMVSNRVEERLIHYLLSEAKGRGFIEKTHEDIAKDVGSVRVVVSRVLKDIERDGLIEVCRGRIFIKDYEALKRRAGITRP
- a CDS encoding YicC family protein; this translates as MFSMTGYGSGTFENEDWAVNIFVKSLNGKTLEVFIKSNYNLMSLEFLVRKLVKEFIRRGTVNLHIEVKRKGIIEPVSLDALFRNINFFKIIREKLNLNVGDDTILHLAAKFSEAPKEEIDPSLEEAVSCALTDALKELLNRRAEEGEHIRKYMEERLVSIEELLQKIIQSREEVYQRVKKRVLEKAKELGLSENNALVLNEIALILSKMDVEEEISRFKAHLTKSRELFRSQDEVGRKLEFLFQEMHREITTLSNKLPDLSHLAVEIKTEIDRLKQQVANVE
- the murJ gene encoding murein biosynthesis integral membrane protein MurJ; the protein is MGLLKHSISFSIATLLSRIIGYVRDALIAYYFGVSHITDAFFVAFRLPNTFRRLFGEGGFNAAFVPIFAKRVREGTEREFLNSTFTYYTLFNLLVTLAGILFAEWIIRLIAPGIISKSYFELAVFMARFLFSYLFFVGLSAFFMAVLNTRGVFFVPAFAQAVFNIVMALCIALASHSLGYMALVLGVLAGGFAQLIFHLPSVVSQKLLPQPTLKRDRDLNLLLKRLIPALMGFGVAQLSFFIDTFLASFLALGAISYLYYANRIFQLPLGALSVGMANSLLSVLASGQDPKKNITLAFRFITLLALPATGGLLVLSHQIIALLYGRGKFLEEDIAVAGKVLAVYSLGLVFFSLQKVLASVFFAKGDTKTPVLSSLFAVLSEGFFAFVFAFVLKLGVVGLALGTASSSITGFGFLLYFWRERNLDIRTYFLTALKSIFATLVMCISVLLLKPSPYGVLYSIPLAVAVYWLCLLMLKEPLAYLPLNLLKSLVKNGRNP
- a CDS encoding transglutaminase domain-containing protein yields the protein MDRRTLLKGAMCGITLMAMPIGTVLSKTSQNKKALKLTYSTELPYKDLVRLWIPVPMNTSYQKLVDVDVRSNASRILMTEENIYKTPILYLEFQGGSERNFAEVSFHVEIWNRDKIDWKTIPANNRKIPEDVALYLKPTEHIQTDGIVKEYADKITKGAKTDLEKARAIYNWVVENTFRDPKVLGCGVGDVKSMLESGYFGGKCTDINSLFVALCRASGIPAREIFGIRVLPSELSKGISSVQGDATKAQHCRAEFYLGRWIPADPADVRKLILEEELDLRHPKVAQIREFMFGEWDVHWVAFNYARDFKLKPPMSSVESLNEFMYPVAEVGGKAIDKYKLTFEHSKYKVQVI
- the rpsT gene encoding 30S ribosomal protein S20; translated protein: MPNTRQAEKRMRRDAKRRIRNRYHLSKMKTYIRKFRRMVEASQLEEAKQFLPQVVSIIYHTASKGVIHKKEASRRASRVSTILNKALQKVQG
- a CDS encoding rhomboid family intramembrane serine protease translates to MIPIRDLNPHRSFPVVNLSIILICSFVWLYEVSLSEKELNFFIYHYGLVPANLVERPQTLLTHMFLHGSWLHIIGNMWFLWVFGDNVEDRLGKLKYLLFYILSGLGAAVIQMFVSFIFGGADIPMVGASGAISGVLGAYLWMFPHARILALVPIFFFLTFMELPAVFFIGFWILIQVINGLITLPLSGVGGVAWFAHIGGFVVGYLLAKRLYRRRWY
- the dnaB gene encoding replicative DNA helicase, which gives rise to MIPSDLEPPYDELAERAVLGAIIADPETMPTVLEHIREEDFYFENHKLLFSLLYKVWEDKGKDWDDIVLREYIEKRGLKEKLDMAFIYSLVEEAATGSLLEEAIRSVKEKSGLRKLMDLSLNVLRGIKEEPDLENLLELLNTKLIEISEKQIVSHYWHIRDVARDVIDIIEKHRKQEKLITGRATGFLDLDTLTTGFHPSDLIIVAARPGMGKSSFMLSMAINMAMQEKAPVVIYSLEMSKEQLVMRALSMLSGVPLQNIRRGFVNEEDRNKLISSALDLSRCEIYIDDTPGLSTTDVRIKTRKLKKEKGVEVAFIDYLQLLRPPTRRSSRQEEVAEISRNLKALAKELAIPVVALAQLSRQVEHRSDKRPQLADLRESGQIEQDADLIIFIHRPEYYKRNPSPEEQGTAEIIVAKQRQGPTGIVKVAFLKDTASFRPLMAGVSTTTEDYEQELEDFSEDEFDLDF